From the Pseudomonas sp. Teo4 genome, the window AGCACCCTGCAACACCGTGAATCGGGTGTGGCGCGCCAGGCCCTCGGCCCGACCCTGCGCCATCCGGACCTTCTGCGCCTGGACGTGGGCATTTTCATCCTCCACGCCATTCTCATGGCCAGCTTCGTCGCACTGCCGCTGGCGTTCGTCGAGCGTGGCGGTCTGCCCAAGGAACAGCACTGGTGGGTGTACCTGACCGCGCTGTTCATCTCATTTTTTGCAATGGTCCCGTTCATCATCTACGGCGAAAAGAAGCGCAAGATGAAGCGCGTGTTGGTCGGCGCGGTCAGCGTGCTGCTGCTGGTCGAGGTGTTCTTCTGGGAATGGGCTGACAACTTGCGCGGACTGGTGATCGGCACCGTGGTATTCTTTACCGCATTCAACCTGCTGGAGGCGTCGTTGCCTTCGCTGGTGAGCAAGGTGTCGCCCGCTGGCGGCAAGGGGACGGCGATGGGGGTATATTCCACCAGCCAGTTCCTCGGCGCTGCTCTGGGAGGAATCATCGGTGGCTGGTTGTTCCAGCACGGTGGGCTGAGCATGGTGTTCCTCGGTTGCGCGGGGCTTTGCGCCATTTGGTTGGTCGTTGCCTTGCGCATGAACGAGCCGCCCTATGTGACCAGCCTGCGCATGCCGCTGACGCCCGAGGCGGTCCGGGAAGCCGGACTGACCGAGCGCCTGATGGCCGTGCCGGGTGTGACCGACGCCGTGGTGGTGGCAGAAGAGGCCGCCATCTATATCAAACTGGATACGAAAATTTTGGACCGTGCGACCTTGGAGCAACTGGTGAACCCAGCCTCTTCGGCGTGCGAAGCCTAGGAGAACGTTATGGCCCGTGGGGTTAACAAAGTCATTCTGGTCGGCACCTGCGGTCAGGATCCCGAAGTCCGCTACCTGCCCAACGGTAACGCCGTGACCAACCTGAGCCTGGCCACCAGCGAGCAGTGGACCGACAAGCAGTCCGGTCAGAAGGTCGAGCGTACCGAGTGGCACCGTGTGTCGCTGTTCGGCAAGGTTGCCGAAATTGCCGGTGAATACCTGCGCAAGGGTTCCCAGGTCTACATCGAGGGCAAGCTGCAGACCCGCGAGTGGGAAAAAGACGGCATCAAGCGCTACACCACCGAGATCATTGTCGACATCAACGGCACCATGCAGCTGCTCGGCGGTCGTCCGCAGAACCAGCAAGGTGGCGGCGACCCGTACAATCAAGGTGGCGGTAACTACAACCAAGGCGGCCAGCAGCAGTACAACCAGGCTCCGCAGCGTCAGCAGGCCCCGCGCCCGCAACAGGCACCACAGCGCCCTGCGCCGCAACAGCCGGCTCCGCAGCCAGCAGCCGACTTCGACAGCTTCGACGACGATATTCCGTTCTGATACGGCCATCCGACTCAGCTGTTACGAAAAACCCGTGGTCTTGGCCACGGGTTTTTTCTTTTCTACTCAGTCGCCCACAGTATCCCAGGCAACGGCCGCCCATTCGGCCCATACAGCCTGTCGGCAGTGATACGGTCGAGGAAGTCCAGAATCTGCTGGTTGCCTTTAAGCCGAGCATCCAGGGCCTCGCCGTTGTTATGGTTGAGCGCCCGCGCCCGCAACGCCAACTGTCTCAGACGGCGCCAGGCGGCCAAGCAGTCAGCCTCCCGTGCCGCCCGCAACGCGCCTTCACGCCCCGGCCCGAAGCCAAGCTTCAATTGCGCGCCGACGCGCACGGCCTCCAGTTGTTCCAAGCGCAACAGGGCGGCCTGTTTACCGGCGACCAACTCGCGCAGACGCTCGGCATCCACCTTGGCCTGAGCCAATGTCTGGCGTTCCTGATCCAGCAGTTGCAGCAGCTGCTCGATAACCTGGCGTTGCAGGTCCAGGTGCTTTTCCAGGCTCATAATCACTCCACGTTCAGGCTGAACCAGGCCAGCTGACGCTCAGGTCGGCTCACTGCCCTGCATTTCCTTGGCGTCGGCCACCAGGCTGGTGTAGATGGTGTGCGAATCAATCTCGAAACTGCCCTCGGCGATGGCCTGAGTCAGCGCCGCAACCTTCTCCAGATCGACATCCGCCATCCCGTCGGTGTCGCTGAGGCTACTTACCTGCGAAAGCTGCACGGCGTCTTCCTGAAGCATTTCCAGGTCCTGCGGCGCAACCTCGGACGGGCTGGCGCTGGCCAGGCTGCTGTCGGTCGGGAGGGGAAGGCTAGGGGGCGGGGAGCTGGTTATTTTCACGGTAGGGGCTTCGTTGGCTGTGGTTGCAACACTATCGGCATCCGCATGGGGCAACTTTGGCCGGCGATAGGGTTTTGAAGAAAAAAATCAGTTTTGCAGTTGCAGTTCGTTCTTGCCGACGACCTGGGCGTTGAGCATCCGGCCGTCGCTGCCCTTGAACCGCACGGTATTGCCCAGGCTGCCGTTGTCCAGGGCCTTGCCGTCGCGGGTCAGGCTGAACCCGGTACCCTGTGCCCGCAGCGAGACGCGGTTGTCGCGTTCTACCAGCCAGCGCTCGCGGACGGCTTTGAGCGCCACTACCGAACCTTTGGCCACGCTGCGGGCAGCCTGCCGGCCAATCAGCTGGCTCGCACTCAACGCGCTGCCTTTGGGCAGATCCTCCAGAGGGCCGCGTCGACTGATCAGCATGTCGGCCTGAATCACTTCCCCCGCGTCGATCTTGCGGGCGGTCACGACATAACCGCCCAGCGCGCCGACCGTCACTTGCAAGTAACCCGCGACGCTATCCGATGCCCCGCACTTCACGCCCGTGGCCACGCGGCCGACAGGCGGACGGCGCGGGTGCACGAGGTAAGGGCGGGGGTCGTTACAGGCGCTGATCCGTGAAGAAGGCTGGCCGACATCGAGCTTCGTCAGGAGGCTGCCGGCGGGCAGGTGTTGTTCCACCAGGCGCCGAACCCGTTCTTGCAGCACGTCGGTGTAGGCCAGGACGGTGCCTGCCTGAACCAGGCAGGCCAATGCCAACAGGGCGCGAAGCGAGGGAAGCCCTTTCATCACGAAGATGCCTCTAACAGAGTTTCATGCGGCGCATTCTAGATAGCCCTTCGAACAGGCAAAGCTCGAATTGCTCGTCAAATAGCGGTCTGTTCTGCACTTTGCCGCGAGCCTTGGGCCTCTAATCTGCTGGCCGTTCAATTGATGGCACGGGCGGCAGGCATGATCGACAAACTCGACAACGAGCTGCGCTTCCAGCAAGACGCGATGAGCTTGCGAGCGGAGCGCCAGCAGGTGTTGGCCAACAACATCGCCAACGCGGATACGCCCAACTACCGCGCGCGCGACTTCGATTTCGCCGCCGAGCTGGCCAGCTCCCTCAGCGAGGGGCGCCCTGGCAATGGCGGCATGGCCTTGGCCACCACCTCGCAGCGTCACCTGCGCGCGTCCTTCAGCACAGCGTCCAGCCGCGAGCTGCTCTACCGCGTGCCGGACCAGCCGAGCCTCGATGGCAACACTGTGGACATGGACCGCGAGCGCGCGCAGTTCGCCGACAACAGCGTCCGTTACCAGGCCAGCCTGACCTTTCTGAACAACCGCCTGCAGTCGCTCAAGAGCGCGATGCAATCCGAATAACCTGGGGAACACAGCATGCCGATGTTCAGCATTTTCGATATCGCCGGCTCAGCGCTCAGCGCCCAGTCCGAGCGCATGAACGTGACCGCCAGCAACCTGGCCAACGCCGACACCACCAGCGGCCCCGACAGCGACGCCTATCGCGCCCGACAGGTGGTGTTCGAGACCCAGTACCAGGACGGCAGCGACGTGGGCGGCGTGCGGGTCAGCCAGGTGGTCGAGGACGGCTCGCCGATGCGCCAGGAATACCGCCCCGGCGACCCGCTGGCGGATGAGTCGGGCTACGTGACCATGCCCAACGTCGAGCCGGTGGGCGAGATGGTGAACATGATCGCAGCCTCGCGCTCCTACCAGGCCAACGTCGAAGTCATGGCCACCAGCAAAGAACTGATGCTCAAGACCCTGACCCTCGGCGAGGCGTAAACATGACCAGCACGATTGCCAGTTCGGTCCTTGCGACCATGAACAGTTCCAGCAGCACCAGCGAAAGCTCGAGCACCAGCTCCGAAGAGCTGCAGGACCAGTTCCTGACGCTGTTGACCACCCAGCTGCAGAACCAGGACCCAACCGACCCGCTGGACAACAGCGAGATGGTCACGCAGTTGGCGCAGATCAGCACCATCAGCAGCATCGAGGAGGTGACCAGCACCCTCGAAGGCATTTCCAGCCAGATCAGCGCCTCGGAAACCCTGCAAGCCTCGGCGCTGGTGGGCAACGGCGTGCTCATCGAAGGCAACACCATCCAGGTCGCCAGCGGCACCGCCACCGCTTTCGGCGTCACCCTGGACAGCGATGCGGACAGCGTCACCATCACCATCAAGGACAGCAGCGGCAACGTGGTCGCCACCCTCGACGGCGGCGACATGAGCGCTGGCACCCAGACCCTGTACTGGGATGGCGTGCAGGACGACGGCACTACCGCCGCCGATGGCAGTTACACCTTCAGCGTCAGCGCCAGCAGCGACGACGAGGCCGTGAGCGCCACCGCGCTGAAGTACGCGCTGGTCACCGGTGTGACCACCGACAGCAGCAACGAAGTGGCGCTCGACCTGGGCGGCGTCAACGACAACGTCGGCCTCAGCGATATCAAGCTGGTGCTTTGAACCCTACCCAAGCTCGCTCATCAGGAGAACAACCATGGGCTTTTCCCAAGCGCTGAGTGGCCTGTCGGCCGCTTCCACCGACCTGAACGTCGTCAGCAACAACATCTCCAACTCGCAGACCGTGGGTTTCAAGAGCTCCACCGTGCAGTTCGCCGATGTCTACTCGGGGGCCGACGTGGGCTTGGGCACCACAGTGTCGGGGGTAGTGCAGAACTTCGAGTCCGGTAGCCTCACCACCACCGACAACAGCCTGGACCTGGCCATCAACGGCGACGGTTTCTTCACCTTCACCGATGGCACGCAGACGGTGTACTCGCGCAACGGCCAGCTGACCCTGACCTCCGACGGCTACCTGGTGAACGCGGCGGGCAACCAGCTGCTGGGCGTCAACGGCGTCATCCAGATTCCCACCTCTGGCATGCAGGCCAGCGCCAGCACCGAGCTGGACGCAGAGCTGAACCTCGATTCCAGCGAGGACATCATCACCGACACCTTCGACGCCACCGACTCGTCGACCTACTCCTATTCGACCACCGCCACGGTCTACGACTCGCTGGGCAACAGCCATACCTCGACGCTGTACTTCAGCAAGACTGCCGAGAACACCTGGGAAGTGCACTCCGCCATTGACGGCAACCTGCTGAGCGAGACTCAGACCGTCACCTTCAGCTCCAGCGGCCTGATCACCAGTGGCGAGACCGGCACCTACACCTACGACCCGGCCAACGGTGCCGCCGAGATGTCCATCGAACTGGACCTGACCGGCACCACGCAGTTCGGCAATGACTCGGAAGTGTCGAGCATTTCCCAGAACGGCTACACCTCCGGCAGCCTGGTCAGCTTCACCATCGATGACACCGGCACCGTCATCGCCACCTATTCCAATGACCAGACCCAGGAAATCGACCAGATCCAGCTGGCGACGTTCTCCAACGAAAACGGCCTGCAGTCCAACGGTGACAACACCTGGCTCGCCACTACCGCCTCCGGCCAGGCGTTGCTTGGCGTTGCCGGCAGCGGCTCGCTGGGTTCGATTCTCAGCGGCACCACCGAAGACTCGAACGTCGACCTCACCGCCGAGCTGGTGAACCTGATCATCGCCCAGCGTAACTTCCAGGCCAACGCCAAGTCGGTGACAGCCCAAAGTGAAGTGCTGCAGCAAGCCGTGAACATCGGAAGCTGACGTCATGGACCGGATGCTCTTCACCGCCATGAGCGGGGCGAACCAGGCACTCGAACAGCAAGCCGTGGTGGCCAACAACCTGGCCAACATCGTGACCCCTGGCTTTCGCGCGCAACTGGTGGAAATGCAGTCCTCGCCGGTGGCGGGGGAGGGCCTGCCAACGCGGGTCTCAGTCAGCGCCCATGGTGTGGGCGTGGACTGGACCGAAGGGCCGGTCACCCATACCGACCGCAACCTGGACGTGGCCTTGGGCGAAGACACCCTGCTCGCGGTGCAGGCTGCCGATGGCGAGGAAGCCTATACCCGTCGCGGCGACCTGCAGGTTGATGGCGAGGGTGCCATCACGGTTGCCGGCTTGCCGGTGATCGGTGATGGCGGCCCTATCAGCGTGCCGCAAGGCAGTGAAATCAGTATTGGCAGCGACGGCACGCTCAGCGTGCGCGAGTTGGGCATGGAGCCGCGTGGCCTCAGCCCGGTCGGGCGCTTGAAGCTGGTGTCGGCCCCGCCGGGCACTGTGGAAGTCGGGCTCGACGGGCTGTTCCGTCAGCCCGCGGATGCCAACGGCACCCGACAGCCGCTGGAGTCCGATGACAGCCTGCGCCTGACCCCCGGCGCCCTGGAGGGCAGCAACGTCAGCCCCACCGGCGCCATGGTCGCGATGATCGACAACGCCCGCCGCTACGAAATGCAGATTAAGGCCATCAGTGCCGCCGACGAAAACGCCAAGTCCGCCAATGCGCTGCTCGCCCTGCAGGGCTGAGCCAGCGTTGAATGAAGAGAGAAACGATCGATGATCAGATCACTGTGGACGGCCAAGACCGGCCTTGAAGCCCAGCAAGGGCAGCTCGACGTCATTGCCAACAACCTGGCCAACGTCAGCACCAACGGCTTCAAGCGCTCGCGGGCGGTGTTCGAAGACCTCGTCTATCAGAATGTGCGTCAGCCGGGCGCCCAGAGCAGCACCGACACCCGCTTGCCATCGGGGCTGCAGGTCGGCACCGGGGTGCGCCAGGTGGCCACCGAACGCCTGCACACCCAGGGCAACCTGGAGGAGACCAGCAGCTCCAAGGACCTGGCCATCAACGGCTTGGGTTTCTTTGAAGTGGATATGCCTGACGGTACCACCGCCTACACCCGCGATGGCAGCTTCCAGCTCGACGCCAACGGCGAAATGGTCAGCTCCAACGGCTACAAGCTGACAGCAGGAATCACCATTCCGGCCAATGCCACCTCCATCAGCATCAGCTCCGATGGCATCGTCTCGGTGACCACGCCAAGCAGCAGCGCCTCGACCCAGGTGGGCCAGCTGAACCTGGCGCTGTTCGTCAACAACGCGGGGCTGCAGAGCATCGGCCAGAACCTCTACCTGGAAACCGACGCCTCGGGCACGGCTACCGAGACCACGCCTGGTCTTAACGGTGGTGGCACCCTCAGCCAGGGCTATGTCGAGACCTCCAACGTCAACGTGGTGGAAGAGATGGTCGGCATGATCCAGACCCAGCGTGCCTACGAGATCAACAGCAAATCCGTCGAGACCTCCGACGAAATGCTTCAACGCCTGACACAGCTCTGATGGCCATGTTCCAACCCCGTAGATTCCCATCCCCCGTCCGCTCCAGCGCCGCGCTCGCCATGCTGCTGGCTGCCGCGCTGTCGGCGGCGGGCTGTGGACAACTGGTGCGTCAGCCGGTGGTGCCCGACGAGTCCATGGAAGTGCCGATGGCCCCCGAGCGCCTGGCCAATGGTTCGATCTACCAGGGGCGGCGCGGCTCGCAGCCGCTGTTCGAGGACCGTCGCCCACGCATGGTCGGTGACACGCTCACCGTCGAGCTCAACGAACAGGTCAGTGCCAGCAAGACGTCGTCATCCAATGCCGACCGTAGCGGCAGCATGGGCCTGGCGTTCTCCACCACTTCCGACCGCGAGTCCAAGGTCGGCAACTACGGCCTGAACGCCTCGACTGACCATGAATTCAGCGGCAGCGGTGGTTCCCGGGCCAACAACTCCTTCACCGGCACCATCTCGGTGACGGTCATGGAAGTGCTGTCCAACGGCAACCTGCGGGTACGCGGCGACAAGCAGATCGCCATCAACCAGGGCACCGAATTCATCCGCTTCTCTGGCGTGGTCAACCCGCGCACCATCACGGGCGAGAACACCGTGCTGTCCACCCAGGTTTCCCGGGCGCGCATCGAATACGTGGGTGAGGGCTACATCAACGAAGCGCAACGCATGGGCTGGCTCCACCGCGTGCTTCTCAACCTGTCACCTTTCTAGCGAGTGAACCATGGCTGAGTCCCTGTCCACGTCCGGGTGGAGCGATCGGCTGCACCGTGCCGCCCGCCACCTTCACATTCTGTTGGGCGTTGTCGCGCTGGCGCTGGCCAGCACCTCCCAAGCCGAGCAGGTGCGCGACATCGCCGACTTTGCCGGGATACGCACCAACAACCTGGTGGGTTACGGCCTGGTGGTCGGGCTCGATGGCACCGGTGACCAGACCACCCAGAGCCCCTTCACCGAGCAGGGCCTGACCAACATGCTGTCGCAGCTTGGCGTCACCCTGCCGGCTGACGCCAACATGCAGATGCGCAACATCGCGGCGGTGATCGTCACCGCCAACCTGCCACCGTTGACCCGTCCCGGCCAGCAGATCGATGTGGTGGTGTCGTCCATCGGCAACGCCCGCAGCCTCAGAGGTGGAACCCTGCTGATGACCCCGCTCAAAGGCGCCGATGGCGAGGTCTATGCGATGGCCCAGGGCAACTTGCTGGTGGGCGGTGCTGGCGCTGCAGCCAACGGCAGCAGCGTGCAAATCAACCAGCTGGCCGGTGGCCGCATCAGCCGAGGTGCCGTGGTGGAGCACAGCGTGCCGCTCGACCTGGGTGCCGAGCATGGCGTCCTCGAACTGCAGCTGCGCGAGCCGGACCCGGCCACTGCGCAGCGGGTGGTGTACGCCATCAACAGCGAAATGCGCAACACGGTCGCCTCGGCCGTGGACGGTGGCCTGGTGCAGATCCAGGGGCCGCTGTCGGCCAACGAGCGGGTGAACTTCATGGCCCGTATCGACAGTATCGAGGTCATGCCGATGCAGGCGCGGCCCAAGGTCATTCTTGATTCGCGCACCGGCTCCGTGGTGCTCAATGGCTCGGTGAAGCTGTTCCGTGCCGCCGTGGCCCATGGTGACCTGTCGGTGACCATTGGCACTACCAACAGCATCAGCCAGCCTGGCGCCCTCAGCGGTGGGCAGACCGCCGCCACCGCCAACAGCAATATCTCCATCGAGACCCAGGCCCGCGCCTTGCACGTGGTGGAAGGCAGCGCCGACCTGATGGACGTGGTCAAGGGCCTGAACGCTCTGGGGGCGACCCCGCAGGACTTGATGGTGATCCTGCAGGCACTCAAGGCGGCCGGCTCCCTGCGAGCGGAACTGGAGATCATCTGATGAGCATGGCTGAAGGGGCCGCCGGGCTCGCGCTGGATGTTCAAGGCCTGCAGCGCTTGCGCAGCCAGGCCGGTCGCGGTGGTGAAGCCGGCCTGAAGGAGGCGGCCCGGCAATTCGAGGCCCTGTTTCTGCAGAACATGCTGAAAAGCATGCGCGCCGCGATTCCCAAGTCGGAACGGTCCAGCAACTCGCAGACCGAGCTGTACACCGAAATGCTGGACCAGCAATGGGCGCAAACCCTGGCCGGGCGCGGCATGGGCCTGGCCGAACAGTTGACCCGCAGCTTGTCTGGCCGGGCGCTTGCGCCCAGTGAAGCCCAGGCGCCCATGAACGCCCTGGTGCCTGCTTCAGGCGAATCACCCTTCGTTGGCCTGACACGCCACAGTGCCGCCTACGAGTCGTGGAAACGCCATGCCGTCAGCGCCGACGACATCGACCGTACCGACCACGTCGAGGCATTCGTCGCGCGTCTGGCCGGCCCCGCCCGCAGTGCCGAGCGCAGCAGTGGGGTGCCGGCCGAGCTGATTCTCGCCCAGGCCGCCCTGGAAACCGACTGGGGGCGCCGGCGCATCACCACCGCCGATGGCGCGGACAGCCACAACCTGTTCGGCATCAAGGCGGGCGGGCGCTGGCAGGGCGAGACCGCCCGGGTGATGACCACCGAGTACGTTGCCGGTGAAGCGCAGCGCCAAGAGGAAAACTTCCGCGTGTACCCGGATGCGCAGGCGGCCTTCGACGACTATGCCCGGTTGATTCGCAGCCGCCCCGGTTACGCGGCGGCCCGCCATGCCGCCGACAGTACTCAGGCCGCCATCGCCTTGCAGGAAGGCGGTTATGCCACCGACCCGCACTATGCGCAGAAGCTGGTCGCGGTCATGGCCACCATTGGCCCGCTGCCAGCCGCTGGTGCGGTGGTACTGGCTGACGAGCAATAGCGGTATTGGGGCGACGTGACTCGGCGTCGCCAATGTTTTTGTGCAAACAATTCGTGCCCTGGGGTCAAGATGCCTGCGCGTGGGGCCGATGTTGCGCAGCATGTAGCCCAGGAGCTTTTCGATGAGCATCATCTCCATTGGCGTCAGCGGCCTCACGGCGGCGCAGATCGCCCTCACCACCAGCAGCAATAACACCACCAACGCCTACACCGATGGCTACACCCGGCAGGTCGCCACCTTCAGCGAAGCCACCTCGGGTAGCGGCGTGCAGGTGTCCAGCGTCGCCCGCCAGTACAACCAGTTCGTCACCACCCAGCTCAATGGCTCGATCAGTGCCGAAAGCGCGCTGTCCACCTACCAGACCGAAGTCGACCAGATCGACAGCTTGCTGGCCGACAGCGACGCCAGCCTGGATACGCTGCTGCAGAGCTTTTTCTCGGCCATCCAGACGCTGACTTCCGATGCCAGCGATACTGCGGCGCGGGAGGAAGTGGTTGGCAGCGCAGAAACTCTCGCAAGCCAGTTCAACCAGCTGGGCAGTTACCTGTCCGAGATGGCCGACGATGTGAACAACCAGATCGACGACCAGGTCACCCAGATCAACGACCTGAGCGCCCAGATCGCCACGCTGAACGGGCAGATCAGCCTGTCCGAGTCGCTGGGCGGCGCCTCCAACGACCTGCTGGACCAGCGCGACCTGCTGGTGAGCCAGCTCAGCGAGTTGGTAGCGGTGGACGTCACCGTTCAGGACAACGGCAGCTACACCGTGTCGCTCAGCAATGGCATGGCCCTGGTGTCCGGTGGCGACAGCTTCGAACTGTCCACTGAACCCTCCGCCAGCGACCCGAGCGAGTTGTCGATCAGCTACGTCGACGCTGCCGGCAACAGCGTGACGCTGGACGACGAAACACTCGACAGTGGCTCGCTCGGCGGCCTGATCGAGTTTCGCGACACCACCCTGGCCGAAACGCAGAACCAGCTGGGCCTGATGGCCGTGTCGCTGACTCAGGCGCTCAATACCCTCCAGGCCCAGGGCATCGACCTCAATGGCGACACTGGCAGCGACTTCTTCTCGGTGGCCGACCCGGTGGTCTACGGCAATACCGGCAACACCGGCGACGCGACCATCAGCGCCACCTTCAGCGATGATGTCAGCGAGCTCAGTGCCAGCGACTACACCGTGAGCTACTCGGACACCGATGGCTACACCGTCACCCGCAACGACACCGGCGCCAGCGTCACCGCGAGCTACGAGAGCAGCAGCGCCACCCTCAGTTTTGCCGGCATGGAATTGACCATCAGCGGCAGCGCCGACGACGGTGACAGCTTCCTGGTCCAGCCCACGCGCAATGCCGCCAGCAGCTTCACCACCCTGATCAGCGACGGTGAGCAGATCGCCGCCGGCACCACCAGCGGCAGCAGCGACAACAGCAACGCCTTGGCCATGCTCGAGCTACAGACCAGCGACATCGTCGGCGGCGGTTCGACCCTGAGCGAGTCGTATGCCGCGCTGGTGAGTGACGTGGGCAGCACCGCGACCCGGGTTGCCGCGCAACTGGAAACCCAGTCCGCCCTGACCGAGCAACTGACCACCCTGCAACAGTCGGAGTCGGGGGTGAACCTCGACGAGGAAGCGGCCAACCTCATCGTCTACCAGCAGTACTACCAGGCCTGCGCGAAGATCGTCGAAGTGGGCACCACAGTCCTCGACACCATTCTCGACATCAGCTGATTCCAGCCCAAGGAGCGACCGCCATGCGCTTGAGCAGTGCGACCATCTACAACCAGAACCTCAACTCCATGCTCGCCCAGCAAAGCGACTATCAGGATGCCGCGCTGGAGGTGTCCAGCGGCACCCGGGTGAGCAAGCCGTCCGATGACTCGCTGGCTGCCGCGCAGGCCGTGACGGTGCGTCAGTCCATCGCCGCCAACGAGCAGTACGCCGATTCGCGCGCCAGCATCACCACAGCGTTGTCCCAGGAAGAAAGCACCCTGGACAGCATCAACGATGCCATCACCAGCGCCATGAGCCTGGTGGTGCAGGCCGGCAACGGCACCCTGAGCGATGCCGACCGCGAGTCTCTGGCCACTTCCCTGCAAGGTCTCTACGACACCCTGGTGACGTTGGCCAACAGCACCGACAGCAATGGCAATTACCTGTTCTCCGGCTACCAGAGCCAGACACCGGCCTTTGCCGAGAATGCCGATGGCGAGCTGGTTTACCAGGGTGATGACAATGTGGTGACGCAGCAGGTAAGCGCCACCCAGACCATGGCCAGTGGCGACAACGGCGCCAGCATCTTCCTCTCGGTCAGCAGCACGGCGGGTTTCATTGCCGAGGCCGGCGACAACAGCGGCACCCTGACTTTCGACGGCCCGGACATCGCCGACACCAGCGCCAGCAACTACGGCAGCGGCTTCACCCTGACCTTCAGCGTCGCCGACGACGGCACCACCCAGTACAGCATCGACGGCCAGGACCCGGTCGCCTACACCGACGGTGAAACGCTGGAAATCAACGGACTAAGCCTGACCCTGAGCGGTACGCCCGCCGACGGCGACAGTCTGACGGTCAGCGCCGCCGCCGATGCCGACCCTGACCTGTTCGCCACCCTGCAGAACCTGATCACGGCCTTGCAGACGCCCGTGGAGGATGACGCTGATCAGGCCGCGCTGAGCAATACCCTGTCCACTGCCAGCCGTGAACTGAGCAATGCCCAGGACAATGTGCTCACCGTAATTACCTCGGTCGGCGCGCGCCTGAGCCAGGTGGAAGTGCTGGACACCATTGGTGATGATCTGGCGCTTAGCTACACCGAGCGGCTGTCCGGGCTGGTGGACGCCGACTACACCGAGTCCATTTCGCGCTACGTGACCTTGCAGGTGTCGATGCAGGCTGCCCAGCAGACCTTTGCCAGTGTTCAGCAGTTGTCACTGTTCGAGTACATCTGAAGACAGGGCCGCTACGCGCCCCATCGCAGGCTGGCGCCAGCTCCCACAGGGTGGACTGCCCCCAAGAAGTTGGACACAAATCCAACCCTTGGGGGGCAGTCCAGGGACTGTGTTGGTATTTTGTGGGAGCTGGCGCCAGCCTGCGATTGGGGCGCGCAGCGCCCCCCTGCAATTTCAAGCCGAAAGCATCTCGATGAACCGCTGCATGAAATGCAGTGCCTGATACAAAAGCCCCGCAAGAAACTGCCCCAGGTCCCCCACCAGCACCGTGAGCAGCAGCATGCCGACAAACAAAGTGGCCGGAAAACCAACCGAGAACACCGTCAGCTGCGGCGCCACCCGGTTCAAGATGCCCATCGCCAGGTTGATGATCAGCAACGCCCCAACCATCGGCAACGCCAGCAGCAGGCCGGTGAGAAAAATGCTGCCGCCGTGACGCGCCAGCGCATCCCATGCCTGGGCGTTGAAGCTGAAGTGGCCGATCGGCAGGCGCACGAAGGTGGAGGCCAGCAGCTCCAGCACCATCAGATGACCGTCCAGGGCAAGGAACATCAGAATCGTCACCAAACTCAGAAAGCGCGACAGCACCTGGCTGTTGGTGCTGGTGTCGGCGGAAAAGAACGAGGCGAACGCCAGGCCCATCTGCATGCCGCAGATATCCCCGGCCATTTCCACCACCGCCAGGGTGATGCGCATGACCATGCCCAGCGACATGCCGATCAGCAACTGCTCGACTATCA encodes:
- the flgK gene encoding flagellar hook-associated protein FlgK, translated to MSIISIGVSGLTAAQIALTTSSNNTTNAYTDGYTRQVATFSEATSGSGVQVSSVARQYNQFVTTQLNGSISAESALSTYQTEVDQIDSLLADSDASLDTLLQSFFSAIQTLTSDASDTAAREEVVGSAETLASQFNQLGSYLSEMADDVNNQIDDQVTQINDLSAQIATLNGQISLSESLGGASNDLLDQRDLLVSQLSELVAVDVTVQDNGSYTVSLSNGMALVSGGDSFELSTEPSASDPSELSISYVDAAGNSVTLDDETLDSGSLGGLIEFRDTTLAETQNQLGLMAVSLTQALNTLQAQGIDLNGDTGSDFFSVADPVVYGNTGNTGDATISATFSDDVSELSASDYTVSYSDTDGYTVTRNDTGASVTASYESSSATLSFAGMELTISGSADDGDSFLVQPTRNAASSFTTLISDGEQIAAGTTSGSSDNSNALAMLELQTSDIVGGGSTLSESYAALVSDVGSTATRVAAQLETQSALTEQLTTLQQSESGVNLDEEAANLIVYQQYYQACAKIVEVGTTVLDTILDIS
- the flgL gene encoding flagellar hook-associated protein FlgL — its product is MRLSSATIYNQNLNSMLAQQSDYQDAALEVSSGTRVSKPSDDSLAAAQAVTVRQSIAANEQYADSRASITTALSQEESTLDSINDAITSAMSLVVQAGNGTLSDADRESLATSLQGLYDTLVTLANSTDSNGNYLFSGYQSQTPAFAENADGELVYQGDDNVVTQQVSATQTMASGDNGASIFLSVSSTAGFIAEAGDNSGTLTFDGPDIADTSASNYGSGFTLTFSVADDGTTQYSIDGQDPVAYTDGETLEINGLSLTLSGTPADGDSLTVSAAADADPDLFATLQNLITALQTPVEDDADQAALSNTLSTASRELSNAQDNVLTVITSVGARLSQVEVLDTIGDDLALSYTERLSGLVDADYTESISRYVTLQVSMQAAQQTFASVQQLSLFEYI
- the fliR gene encoding flagellar biosynthetic protein FliR gives rise to the protein MIEVDWTQLQLWVSAFFWPFCRLLAFFMSDPILGHKSISSQVKVGLALLLAFLLVPNLPPMPDIALFSWAGLGVIVEQLLIGMSLGMVMRITLAVVEMAGDICGMQMGLAFASFFSADTSTNSQVLSRFLSLVTILMFLALDGHLMVLELLASTFVRLPIGHFSFNAQAWDALARHGGSIFLTGLLLALPMVGALLIINLAMGILNRVAPQLTVFSVGFPATLFVGMLLLTVLVGDLGQFLAGLLYQALHFMQRFIEMLSA